In the genome of Pseudobdellovibrionaceae bacterium, one region contains:
- a CDS encoding DUF1971 domain-containing protein, translating into MKELPENVNVYKRTPDFNQETIPAGLLKAHTTKEGTWGKICVSNGKLLYTIEKEPQETIELMPGKIGVVEPQVPHHVEPLGDVEFHVEFLK; encoded by the coding sequence ATGAAAGAATTACCAGAAAATGTAAATGTATATAAACGCACTCCTGATTTTAATCAAGAAACCATCCCTGCTGGATTATTGAAGGCCCATACAACAAAAGAAGGAACTTGGGGAAAAATTTGTGTCTCCAATGGGAAATTACTATACACAATCGAGAAAGAACCACAGGAGACAATAGAACTAATGCCCGGGAAAATTGGAGTTGTGGAGCCACAAGTTCCACATCATGTAGAACCATTGGGGGATGTTGAGTTTCATGTGGAGTTTTTAAAATGA
- a CDS encoding recombinase family protein, which translates to MKRAVRSARASRPQKVKFGDEGVVLRFVVKIGRATATLNEPLPNLSYISVFITHFFNTPAENYGILKKLYLDLGLSMRQIVVVTDSAWPKTSVLDAIKLHGLNKDQGTQMLRVKYGEMLVKGQIVSSPKEQQVIKLIMKLHEEDQSFRQIAKHLNDKKIKSKKGGQWDKSVVTTIVRRQQEEEK; encoded by the coding sequence TTGAAGCGCGCCGTCCGCAGTGCAAGAGCCTCCCGTCCGCAGAAGGTCAAATTTGGGGATGAAGGAGTGGTTTTACGCTTTGTTGTTAAAATTGGTCGGGCAACCGCAACGCTAAACGAACCGCTTCCCAATCTTAGTTATATCTCTGTTTTTATTACACATTTTTTCAATACGCCAGCGGAAAATTACGGAATACTCAAGAAGCTTTACCTCGATTTAGGTCTCTCTATGAGGCAGATTGTAGTCGTAACTGACTCAGCTTGGCCCAAAACCTCTGTCTTGGATGCCATCAAACTTCACGGCTTGAATAAGGATCAAGGCACCCAAATGCTTCGAGTGAAGTATGGGGAAATGTTGGTAAAGGGCCAGATCGTTTCAAGCCCAAAGGAGCAGCAAGTCATAAAGCTGATCATGAAGCTTCATGAAGAGGACCAATCATTTCGTCAAATCGCTAAGCACTTAAACGATAAAAAAATTAAAAGTAAAAAAGGTGGGCAATGGGACAAGTCCGTAGTGACTACCATTGTTCGCCGCCAACAGGAGGAAGAAAAATGA